A region of the Leucobacter komagatae genome:
CGACGGCGGCGATATCGGCTGCGAAGAACTCCGACGTGCGGGGGTTCACGCGAACGATCACCCGAGCGGGGTCGAGCGGCGTCGACACAAGCGCCGCCCGCGCCGCCTCCTTATCCGCGGGGGCGACGGCGTCTTCCAGGTCGATGATGACACTGTCGGCACGCTCGAACGCCTTCGCGTAGCGGTCTGGGCGATCTCCCGGGCAGAAGAGCAGCGCCGGCCCGGTGATCATGCCTCGCCCGCCCCGTCGTTGCCGGGCGTTACCGATTCGGCTGAACCTATGGCGTCAACGCCGGAAGCCCCCTCGGGGCGGCAGCGCATGAGCGTCGACCGCTTTGCGACCGCGACAATGTTGCCCCGCTGATCGCGCGCGGTGTGCTCAAACTCGACCACGCCCTGACCGGGGCGGGACTTCGAGAGGCGCTTGCCAATGATGCGCGTTTCGGCCGTCATCGTGTCGCCAGCGCGCATAGGCGAGGGGAAGCGGATGTCGGTAAACCCGAGATTTGCGACGATCGTGCCCTGGGTGAGCTGCGCGACGGAAAGCCCGACGAGGGTCGACAGCGTGAACATGCTATTCACGAGCCGCTCGCCGAACTCCGTCGAGGCCGACCACTCGGCGTCGAGGTGCAGCGACTGCGGGTTCATGGTGAGCGTCGTAAACAGCACGTTGTCAGCCTCGGTGACGGTGCGGGCGGGCGCGTGCACGTAGACGTCGCCCTCCTCGAACTCTTCGAAGTATCGCCCCCGCTGTTCAAAGATGCGTCCGGTCATCGTGCTGCGCCCTCCTTGGCTGCGTCGCTCGGCTGGTCTCCGGCCGATCCTAGTTGAGTTGGCTCCGATCCGGTCGCGTCTGCGTCGGGCGTGACCTCGGCAAGCACCTCGTTCGCGCCGACCTGCTGGCCCGCGGCGACGCGCAGCACGAGCGTTCCGGCGACCGGGGCGCGGAGCACGTGCTCCATCTTCATCGCCTCGACGCTGAGCACGGGCTGGCCCGCGGCGACGGCAGCGCCGTCTTCCGCGTGTACCGCGACCACGGCGCCCGGCATCGGCGACAGCAGCTCGGGGGCCGCAGCGTCCGAGCGGGTCACGCGCTCAAGCACGACGTCCTCGAATCGCCATGTGGCCCCGCCGATCGCGAGTCGCAGCGCGCCGGCGATGCTGCCCGGCCGGGCGCTCATCGCGCGCGGGTCGAACACGAAGTGGGCGTGCTCGGTGCGGCCGTCGATCCTGATCTGGGCGGTGCCGGCCGGGCGC
Encoded here:
- a CDS encoding MaoC family dehydratase, which encodes MTGRIFEQRGRYFEEFEEGDVYVHAPARTVTEADNVLFTTLTMNPQSLHLDAEWSASTEFGERLVNSMFTLSTLVGLSVAQLTQGTIVANLGFTDIRFPSPMRAGDTMTAETRIIGKRLSKSRPGQGVVEFEHTARDQRGNIVAVAKRSTLMRCRPEGASGVDAIGSAESVTPGNDGAGEA